A genomic segment from Streptosporangium roseum DSM 43021 encodes:
- a CDS encoding ABC transporter permease, translated as MRTLRLAWIGGILAYRALFNWTSPSLFIGSLMAAPVFQLLFFVYLGREIGVADDNFYVLGNVLLAATGACVTGGTMAIANERRYGTLGPVLLSPRSRVALWGGRALPYVGNALLIMTFTLACAAVTVGLRMPASGIPGLILALLAAGLSGTAFGIVIGSLGLRASNTMVMANIAYTMLILLTGTIVSRTTLPAWMSAIGGVLPLTHATEAVRASSAGIDLAVVLGHVGEELAVGLLYALLAAALLKYFEWTSRRGASLDAV; from the coding sequence GTGCGCACCCTACGGCTCGCCTGGATCGGCGGCATCCTTGCCTATCGGGCTCTTTTCAACTGGACCAGCCCGTCGCTGTTCATCGGCTCGCTCATGGCCGCGCCGGTGTTCCAGCTCCTGTTCTTCGTCTACCTCGGACGTGAGATCGGAGTGGCCGACGACAACTTCTACGTCCTTGGCAACGTGCTTCTCGCGGCCACCGGGGCATGCGTGACCGGCGGGACCATGGCGATCGCCAACGAGCGCCGATACGGCACGCTGGGCCCGGTCCTCCTCAGCCCGCGGAGCCGTGTCGCGCTCTGGGGCGGACGCGCACTGCCATACGTGGGCAACGCGCTCCTGATCATGACGTTCACCCTGGCCTGCGCGGCGGTGACGGTGGGGCTGAGAATGCCTGCCTCGGGTATACCGGGACTGATCCTGGCGCTCCTGGCCGCCGGCCTCTCGGGTACGGCGTTCGGGATCGTCATAGGCTCCCTCGGCCTGCGGGCGAGCAACACCATGGTGATGGCCAACATCGCCTACACCATGCTCATCCTGCTGACAGGAACGATCGTCTCGCGCACCACCCTCCCGGCCTGGATGAGCGCCATCGGAGGCGTGCTCCCGCTCACTCACGCCACCGAGGCCGTGCGCGCCAGCTCCGCCGGCATCGACCTGGCCGTCGTCCTGGGCCACGTGGGCGAAGAACTGGCGGTCGGCCTGCTCTACGCCCTGCTGGCCGCGGCCCTGTTGAAGTACTTCGAGTGGACGAGCCGCAGGGGCGCTTCGCTCGACGCTGTCTGA
- a CDS encoding ABC transporter permease, whose amino-acid sequence MGARAQFLTMSRVPLLVVFNVLTPVVYATVAMYLYGADHPEKLLHVSVGAGLMGVWTSVLFDAGGAIQRMRWVGLLEPLISTPTPFSVVLFSISLATSMVGMYAMVATLFWGAVFFGMPLALPSPLLFLAATAVCVLSMGMMGMLLASTFVFMRNANALANTLDHPVWLLSGMLVPVAVLPEWLQPVTQVLPTTWGSTAVHNSLDGGPVLWPLIGALALGAVHLGLALLALRRVEHLAREQATLALA is encoded by the coding sequence ATGGGTGCGCGCGCACAGTTCCTGACGATGTCGCGGGTGCCGCTGCTCGTCGTCTTCAACGTTCTCACCCCCGTCGTCTACGCCACTGTCGCCATGTACCTCTACGGTGCCGACCACCCCGAGAAGCTGCTCCACGTCAGCGTCGGGGCAGGACTGATGGGGGTGTGGACCTCCGTGCTGTTCGACGCGGGAGGCGCCATCCAGAGGATGCGCTGGGTCGGGCTCCTGGAGCCGCTGATCTCCACTCCCACGCCGTTCTCCGTGGTTCTCTTCTCGATCTCCCTCGCCACCTCGATGGTCGGCATGTACGCCATGGTCGCGACCCTCTTCTGGGGCGCGGTGTTCTTCGGCATGCCGCTGGCGCTCCCGTCGCCGTTGCTGTTCCTTGCCGCGACAGCCGTATGCGTGCTGTCCATGGGCATGATGGGAATGCTGCTGGCCTCGACCTTTGTCTTCATGCGCAACGCCAACGCCCTCGCCAACACACTCGACCACCCCGTCTGGCTGCTGTCGGGGATGCTGGTGCCGGTCGCCGTCCTACCGGAATGGCTGCAGCCGGTGACACAGGTGCTGCCGACGACCTGGGGTTCGACTGCCGTGCACAACTCGCTCGACGGCGGCCCCGTGCTCTGGCCGTTGATCGGAGCGCTCGCGCTGGGCGCCGTCCATCTCGGCCTGGCACTCCTGGCGCTTCGCAGGGTCGAGCACCTGGCCCGCGAACAAGCGACCCTCGCTCTGGCCTGA
- a CDS encoding MarR family winged helix-turn-helix transcriptional regulator, producing the protein MDDTSDDDLDVDAFTTAVENFNRFYIRLPTLEKLSFTTLSVLDTLACGDGPMRLTDLARTEQVSQPGITQLVTRLERDGLVERRPDPNDGRAVLVHITEAGRRIGRSRHDDRTRHLAPLVAQLSAEQRQAIAGALPALTRIAELGRGRSSDTPTQPVAVEVDPER; encoded by the coding sequence ATGGACGACACCTCGGACGACGACCTGGACGTGGACGCCTTCACCACGGCGGTCGAGAACTTCAACCGCTTCTACATCCGGCTCCCGACGCTGGAGAAGCTGTCGTTCACGACGCTGTCGGTGCTGGACACCCTCGCGTGCGGCGACGGCCCGATGCGGCTGACCGACCTGGCCAGGACCGAGCAGGTCAGCCAGCCCGGCATCACCCAGCTGGTCACCCGGCTGGAGCGCGACGGACTGGTAGAGCGCCGTCCCGACCCGAACGACGGACGCGCCGTCCTCGTCCACATCACCGAGGCCGGCCGGCGGATCGGCCGCTCACGCCATGACGACCGCACACGCCACCTGGCCCCGCTCGTCGCCCAGCTGAGCGCCGAACAGCGGCAGGCGATCGCCGGCGCGCTGCCCGCCCTGACCCGCATCGCGGAACTGGGGCGAGGCCGATCGTCGGACACCCCCACGCAGCCGGTCGCCGTCGAGGTCGACCCTGAGCGCTGA
- a CDS encoding serine hydrolase domain-containing protein, with amino-acid sequence MTKVFTALALARLTVAGTAELDEPLAALLPGGTSVPSRDGQEITLRHLATHTSGLPRPPKGMLLQALLRPSKPDPYAGRTTEFLLRGPAGIRLGATPGRRFRYSNLGAGLLGSAPAWSPRRSGSAAGSNTGSIPSPGRISAGWGSVCILGRAPTSGSGTTG; translated from the coding sequence GTGACCAAGGTGTTCACCGCCCTGGCCCTGGCGCGGCTGACCGTGGCGGGCACGGCCGAACTCGATGAGCCGCTGGCCGCACTGCTGCCCGGGGGGACGAGCGTGCCTTCACGGGATGGTCAGGAGATCACCCTTCGGCATCTGGCGACCCACACCTCGGGCCTGCCCCGCCCGCCCAAGGGCATGCTGCTGCAGGCGCTGCTCCGGCCGTCGAAGCCGGATCCGTACGCCGGACGCACCACCGAGTTCCTGCTCCGGGGGCCGGCCGGGATCCGGCTGGGCGCCACGCCCGGACGTCGATTCCGTTACTCCAACCTCGGCGCCGGGCTGCTGGGATCGGCGCCGGCGTGGTCGCCGAGGCGATCCGGCTCAGCCGCCGGATCGAACACCGGATCAATCCCTTCGCCTGGGCGCATCTCGGCTGGATGGGGCAGCGTCTGCATCCTCGGCAGGGCGCCCACCTCCGGATCTGGCACAACGGGATGA
- a CDS encoding S8 family serine peptidase — protein sequence MPIRRRAALLSVSLAATLVAAGTGSAHGESPAPGDGVAGIPAPSAITARVTLITGDQVAVTSQAGKTVSVNVTPYNRSISDIRTFTVGTDVYVMPKEAEALVGSGQVDKRLFNVTQLIAQGYDDAHSESIPMIVRYSEKAAKKAGEPSAPDGGRITRRLPGVRGAAVSADKKQGDTFWEAVDDDTSKAGTPTTQLSGDIQRLWLDGKVKALLDRSVPQIGAPEAWAAGYDGAGVKVAVLDTGADLRHPDLVDRIADSRSFVPDEAVQDGHGHGTHVASTIAGSGAASGGKYKGVAPGAKLLVGKVLADGGAGMESWILDGMTWAAHSGAKVVSMSLGGQEGADGTDPMAMAVNQLTAETGVLFTIAAGNSGPGATTVGSPGAADAALTVGAVDSADAVTDFSSRGPRGGDGALKPEITAPGFKIVAARATGTSMGTPVDDTYTTASGTSMATPHVAGAAAILAQEHPDWTAARLKSQLISTAKTTAGTPVHSQGAGRVDVSRAVRQPVHGPGVIDFGLADWDSGSGPATKQIDYVNDGDQPVTLALSAKGAGEDLPAGALTLGAETVTVPAHGTAAASVTVDTAATAAGAHGAHVTATSADGQTVVTTAVGFVRDVERFDVTLKVLDRDGKPTTGVAVVHDFSLGKLGLPDMHVPGEDGTVVARLPRGEHAFMAEIFHYSADGNRVWEYTYGGEPGTLIDSDRTITFDGGKAGPVTIDTPKPNQTDRLRLGLAIQNSTDTNAFGVEQWMNGETKVYSIPSQVTSSHFESRVGWSLSAPELRAQVVGRGGGPIEPVYFRGRAGSARIDGTRVLRVADAGTGRPQDYAGQAVQGRLALVKRSADLTPQQQVDNAAAAGADAVVIYNDNPGNWGADNWSVTATKIPAMTISGTQGARLAELAARGRAKVELTGTAVSPYSYELLKYRQGGIPADQRYRVRTDELATVESSFHASVPGTEAGYSRLMVSPMQTVAYLLFNRIVMPRPLTQYVTADVKTWEAMQVGTVWEAGQAGQQTAPTVLKAGQRVSRDWNKAVVRTALPSGLDKSAYRDGAVAVVYAGGLSDTVPDQWFMSRAFTDKERTTVYRNGELLGSAPSAVVAFPVVPERAEYRLVVDAQRDQPWWTTSTKVNTDWTFHSEEAGAGTPLPVLSVDYDLDVDQANSASVKSATRVGLGLRYPKGKAGPRITEAKLWASYDDGTTWQQVRLAAKGDAAFTGTIRNPASAKAGGSVSLRAQATDADGNTVLQTVTRAYRLQR from the coding sequence ATGCCAATCAGACGTAGGGCGGCACTACTCAGTGTCTCCCTCGCCGCCACGCTTGTCGCGGCCGGCACCGGAAGCGCGCACGGCGAGTCGCCGGCCCCCGGCGACGGGGTCGCCGGCATACCGGCGCCGTCGGCCATCACCGCGCGGGTCACCCTCATCACCGGTGACCAGGTCGCCGTGACCAGCCAGGCGGGCAAGACCGTCTCGGTCAACGTGACCCCGTACAACCGCTCGATCAGCGACATCCGCACCTTCACGGTCGGCACCGACGTGTACGTGATGCCGAAGGAGGCCGAGGCGCTCGTCGGCTCCGGCCAGGTGGACAAGCGGCTGTTCAACGTCACCCAGCTGATCGCCCAGGGCTACGACGACGCGCACAGCGAGTCGATCCCGATGATCGTGCGGTACTCGGAGAAGGCCGCCAAGAAGGCCGGCGAGCCGAGCGCGCCCGACGGTGGCCGGATCACCCGGCGCCTGCCCGGCGTCCGCGGAGCGGCCGTCAGCGCGGACAAGAAGCAGGGCGACACGTTCTGGGAGGCCGTCGACGACGACACCTCCAAGGCGGGTACTCCCACGACCCAGCTGTCGGGCGACATCCAGCGCCTCTGGCTGGACGGCAAGGTGAAGGCGCTGCTCGACAGGAGCGTGCCGCAGATCGGCGCGCCCGAGGCCTGGGCCGCCGGGTACGACGGCGCCGGCGTCAAGGTCGCGGTGCTGGACACCGGCGCGGACTTGAGGCATCCCGACCTCGTCGACAGGATCGCCGACAGCCGTAGCTTCGTCCCGGACGAGGCGGTGCAGGACGGCCACGGCCACGGTACGCATGTCGCCTCCACGATCGCCGGCTCCGGCGCGGCGTCCGGCGGCAAGTACAAGGGTGTGGCGCCCGGCGCCAAGCTCCTCGTGGGCAAGGTGCTCGCCGACGGGGGCGCCGGCATGGAGTCGTGGATCCTCGACGGGATGACCTGGGCCGCCCACTCGGGCGCGAAGGTCGTCTCGATGAGCCTCGGCGGCCAGGAGGGCGCCGACGGCACCGATCCGATGGCGATGGCGGTCAACCAGCTGACCGCCGAGACCGGCGTGCTGTTCACCATCGCCGCGGGGAACAGCGGACCGGGGGCGACCACGGTGGGCTCACCCGGCGCAGCCGACGCGGCCCTGACCGTCGGCGCGGTCGACTCCGCCGACGCGGTCACCGACTTCTCCAGCCGCGGCCCCCGCGGGGGCGACGGCGCGCTCAAGCCGGAGATCACCGCCCCCGGCTTCAAGATCGTGGCCGCCCGTGCGACCGGCACCTCGATGGGCACGCCGGTGGACGACACCTACACCACCGCGAGCGGTACCTCCATGGCCACGCCGCATGTGGCCGGCGCCGCCGCGATCCTCGCCCAGGAGCACCCGGACTGGACCGCCGCGCGGCTGAAGAGCCAGCTCATCAGCACGGCGAAGACCACGGCCGGTACGCCGGTGCACTCCCAGGGCGCCGGCCGGGTCGACGTGAGCCGCGCCGTCCGGCAGCCGGTCCACGGGCCGGGCGTGATCGACTTCGGCCTCGCGGACTGGGACTCCGGCAGCGGTCCGGCCACCAAGCAGATCGACTACGTCAACGACGGCGACCAGCCGGTCACCCTGGCGCTGTCGGCAAAGGGCGCGGGCGAGGACCTGCCGGCCGGGGCGCTGACCCTCGGCGCCGAAACGGTGACCGTGCCGGCCCACGGCACCGCCGCGGCGAGCGTCACCGTTGACACGGCCGCCACGGCGGCGGGGGCACACGGCGCGCACGTCACCGCCACCTCCGCCGACGGCCAGACGGTCGTGACGACGGCGGTCGGTTTCGTCAGGGACGTGGAGCGCTTCGACGTCACCCTCAAGGTGCTCGACCGGGACGGCAAGCCGACGACCGGCGTCGCCGTCGTACATGACTTCAGTCTGGGGAAGCTGGGCCTGCCGGACATGCACGTGCCCGGGGAGGACGGCACCGTCGTGGCGCGGCTGCCCCGCGGCGAGCACGCCTTCATGGCGGAGATCTTCCACTACAGCGCCGACGGGAACCGCGTCTGGGAGTACACCTACGGCGGAGAGCCCGGCACCCTCATCGACTCCGACCGGACCATCACCTTCGACGGCGGCAAGGCAGGCCCGGTCACCATCGACACCCCGAAGCCGAACCAGACGGACAGGCTCCGGCTGGGCCTGGCCATCCAGAACTCGACCGACACGAACGCGTTCGGCGTCGAGCAGTGGATGAACGGCGAGACGAAGGTGTACTCCATCCCGTCGCAGGTCACCAGCAGCCACTTCGAGTCGCGCGTCGGATGGTCGCTCAGCGCGCCGGAACTCCGGGCGCAGGTCGTCGGCCGCGGTGGCGGGCCGATCGAGCCGGTGTACTTCCGAGGCAGGGCCGGCTCGGCGCGCATCGACGGTACGCGGGTGCTGCGGGTGGCGGACGCCGGCACCGGCCGGCCGCAGGACTACGCCGGGCAGGCGGTCCAGGGCAGGCTCGCGCTGGTGAAGCGCAGCGCCGACCTCACCCCGCAACAGCAGGTCGACAACGCCGCGGCGGCCGGCGCCGACGCGGTCGTCATCTACAACGACAACCCCGGCAACTGGGGCGCCGACAACTGGAGCGTGACGGCGACCAAGATCCCGGCGATGACCATCTCGGGCACGCAGGGTGCCCGGCTGGCGGAGCTGGCGGCCCGCGGCAGGGCCAAGGTCGAGCTCACGGGCACGGCGGTGAGCCCGTACTCCTACGAACTGCTCAAGTATCGGCAGGGCGGCATCCCCGCCGACCAGCGGTACCGGGTACGGACGGACGAGCTCGCCACGGTCGAGTCGTCGTTCCACGCCTCGGTGCCCGGCACGGAGGCCGGGTACTCCCGGCTGATGGTCTCACCGATGCAGACCGTGGCGTACCTGCTCTTCAACCGGATCGTCATGCCGCGCCCCCTCACCCAATACGTCACGGCCGACGTGAAGACCTGGGAGGCGATGCAGGTCGGCACCGTGTGGGAGGCCGGCCAGGCCGGGCAGCAGACCGCGCCGACGGTGCTCAAGGCCGGTCAGCGGGTGTCCCGCGACTGGAACAAGGCGGTGGTCCGTACGGCGCTGCCAAGCGGGCTGGACAAGTCGGCCTACCGGGACGGTGCCGTCGCCGTGGTGTACGCGGGCGGATTGTCCGACACGGTGCCCGACCAGTGGTTCATGAGTCGTGCCTTCACCGACAAGGAGCGGACCACGGTGTACCGCAACGGTGAGCTGCTCGGATCCGCACCGTCAGCGGTCGTCGCCTTCCCGGTGGTGCCGGAGCGCGCCGAGTACCGCCTGGTGGTCGACGCGCAGCGGGACCAGCCTTGGTGGACCACCTCCACCAAGGTGAACACCGACTGGACGTTCCACTCCGAGGAGGCCGGCGCCGGGACGCCGCTGCCGGTCCTGTCGGTCGACTACGACCTCGATGTCGACCAGGCCAACAGCGCCTCGGTGAAGTCCGCGACCCGTGTCGGGCTCGGCCTGCGCTACCCGAAGGGCAAGGCCGGCCCACGGATCACCGAGGCGAAGCTGTGGGCCTCCTACGACGACGGCACCACCTGGCAGCAGGTGCGGCTCGCCGCCAAGGGTGACGCGGCCTTCACCGGCACGATCAGGAACCCCGCCTCCGCGAAGGCCGGCGGGTCCGTCTCGCTGCGGGCACAGGCCACCGACGCCGACGGCAACACCGTCCTGCAGACCGTGACCCGGGCGTACCGACTGCAGCGGTGA
- a CDS encoding ABC transporter ATP-binding protein — MKDVSFSIEQGELFGLLGPNGAGKTTTIKMLNTLLLPSGGTARVLGHDVAKDPVAVRQRIGYVFGGDKGLYDRLSALDNLRYFAELYGVEPAGQGARIQELLELVGLSGRERERVEGYSRGMRQRLHIARGLLHMPEVLFLDEPSIGVDPVAARALREMIQGLSARGITVLLTTHYMAEADQLCDRIAVIAGGRIRVVDTPDALKASVAAETVIEVEVVGATGGHTAALRALPGLREMDVEEGEGQVSVLTMRAKLGVDLYSAALSILSDVHIVRVSGRESSLEDAYVAIVGRG; from the coding sequence GTGAAGGACGTGAGTTTCTCCATCGAACAAGGCGAGCTGTTCGGACTCCTCGGCCCGAACGGCGCCGGCAAGACCACCACCATCAAGATGCTCAACACCCTGCTTTTACCCTCCGGGGGCACGGCAAGAGTTCTGGGACATGATGTCGCCAAGGATCCGGTCGCCGTGAGGCAGCGCATCGGCTACGTCTTCGGCGGCGACAAGGGGCTGTACGACCGGCTGAGCGCGCTGGACAACCTGCGTTACTTCGCGGAGCTGTACGGAGTGGAGCCGGCCGGGCAAGGTGCGAGGATCCAGGAGCTCCTGGAGCTGGTGGGACTTTCGGGCCGCGAACGCGAACGGGTCGAGGGCTACTCCAGAGGCATGAGACAGCGCTTGCACATCGCGAGAGGGCTGCTGCACATGCCGGAGGTGTTGTTCCTGGACGAGCCGTCCATCGGCGTCGACCCGGTCGCGGCCCGCGCGCTGCGAGAGATGATCCAGGGGCTCAGCGCGCGGGGGATCACCGTCTTGCTCACCACGCATTACATGGCGGAGGCGGACCAGCTGTGCGACCGTATCGCGGTGATCGCCGGTGGCCGCATCCGGGTCGTGGACACGCCGGACGCGCTCAAGGCAAGCGTGGCCGCGGAGACGGTGATCGAAGTAGAGGTGGTGGGAGCGACCGGCGGGCACACCGCGGCGCTGCGGGCGCTGCCGGGGCTGCGGGAGATGGATGTGGAGGAGGGGGAAGGGCAGGTCTCCGTGCTGACCATGCGTGCCAAGCTCGGCGTCGACCTTTACTCCGCGGCGCTGTCCATCCTGAGTGATGTGCACATCGTTCGCGTATCCGGACGGGAGTCCAGCCTGGAGGACGCCTACGTCGCCATCGTGGGGCGAGGATGA
- a CDS encoding phenylacetate--CoA ligase family protein: MSKSDSPVPSLGTSTVRDVENEATTNGRIAEYIRRSDRPAQEILKSQIRLRRRWEHDKIRLRAHGRMTPEERAEWQLETVRTIVNSAYATVPFYRELYSNAGFEPGDIITWSDFEQLPIVDKRMLVESGVSAEIVRSAEKRALHSVRTSGSSGLDLTIYQDNESLDYRAACNLWHCELLVGHALEPDDWRYSVYFKPERLSSLLGAYPVVTVSHHCPPRLLVEHIAELRPKLLMAYPSYLQRLAEEKVALDLFGVEAICTNSERSTRGERLRYSRIFRVPVLDEYSSNELSLIAYECRERRYHLVENNVYAEVPEADDEGFGRLIGTSLGNLLMPFIRYDQGDVVRLEDSRTPCACGSSCRVISAFRGREGEHLLDGPLRTVPADIVLELCDRILLRDTSRVQQYQVAQIAPDRIEVRLKRSDPMRRSDEDGDVGEFTRILSALFVNETMRVDVVHDREFATLPSGKRCLIYREEPWDRIR; this comes from the coding sequence ATGAGCAAATCGGATTCTCCGGTCCCCTCCCTCGGCACCTCGACCGTGCGGGACGTCGAGAACGAAGCGACCACCAACGGCAGAATCGCCGAATATATTCGGAGGAGCGATCGGCCCGCCCAAGAGATACTGAAGTCGCAGATCCGCCTCAGGCGCAGGTGGGAGCATGACAAGATCCGGCTGAGGGCACACGGCCGGATGACACCGGAAGAGCGTGCCGAATGGCAGCTCGAAACGGTCAGGACGATCGTGAACTCGGCATACGCCACCGTCCCGTTCTACCGGGAGCTCTACTCGAACGCCGGCTTCGAGCCGGGGGATATCATAACGTGGTCGGACTTCGAGCAGCTGCCGATTGTCGACAAACGTATGCTGGTGGAGTCCGGGGTCAGTGCGGAGATCGTCAGGTCCGCAGAGAAGAGAGCACTTCATTCGGTACGGACGTCCGGGTCGAGCGGGCTTGACCTGACCATCTACCAGGACAACGAGAGCCTCGACTATCGTGCGGCCTGCAACCTGTGGCACTGCGAGCTGCTTGTCGGCCATGCTCTGGAGCCTGACGACTGGCGATACAGCGTCTATTTCAAGCCTGAGCGGCTGTCATCGTTGTTGGGAGCGTATCCGGTCGTGACGGTCTCCCATCACTGTCCACCCCGCCTGCTCGTCGAGCATATCGCAGAATTGCGTCCCAAGCTTCTCATGGCGTATCCGAGCTACCTGCAGAGACTCGCCGAAGAGAAGGTGGCGCTCGACCTGTTCGGCGTCGAAGCGATCTGTACCAATTCGGAGAGAAGCACCAGAGGGGAACGCCTGAGATATTCGAGGATATTCCGTGTCCCGGTTCTCGACGAGTATTCTTCGAACGAGCTGTCGCTGATCGCGTACGAGTGCCGTGAACGCCGGTACCACCTGGTCGAGAACAATGTGTACGCCGAGGTGCCGGAGGCCGACGACGAAGGGTTCGGTCGTCTCATCGGCACCTCGCTCGGCAACCTGCTCATGCCGTTCATCAGATACGACCAAGGCGATGTCGTACGCTTGGAGGACTCTCGCACCCCCTGTGCGTGCGGTTCTTCGTGCCGGGTGATCAGTGCGTTCAGAGGGCGCGAGGGCGAGCACCTCCTTGACGGCCCGCTCCGTACGGTTCCGGCCGACATCGTCCTTGAGCTGTGCGACAGGATCCTTCTCAGGGACACGTCTCGCGTGCAGCAGTATCAGGTTGCGCAGATTGCACCTGATCGCATCGAGGTGCGCCTCAAGCGGTCCGATCCGATGAGGCGGTCCGATGAGGATGGCGACGTCGGCGAGTTCACGCGGATCCTGTCCGCCTTATTCGTCAACGAAACGATGAGGGTCGACGTCGTCCACGACAGAGAATTCGCCACACTCCCTTCCGGAAAAAGGTGCCTGATCTACAGGGAAGAGCCATGGGACCGCATCCGGTGA
- the pgeF gene encoding peptidoglycan editing factor PgeF: MLRIGDVRMAFTDRNSKVSIPPDEVERLGPRAKEVVRQGREQVATGFGLSPERVVYMRQVHGARVRYVTGPLGDPPPALDGVCTDQSGLGLAVLVADCAPVLIADPEAGVVGTAHAGRAGTSTGVIASLVAAMTGRHARSARMVALVGPAICGLCYEVSAGLRDDMVALIPEAFSVSRWGTPGLDLRAAVTAQLHRLGIDDVLHDERCTMESPELYSYRREGPTGDFAGYVWREDPNCSTGSGDAV, translated from the coding sequence GTGCTGAGAATCGGCGATGTCCGGATGGCGTTCACCGACCGGAACAGCAAGGTCAGCATCCCGCCGGATGAGGTCGAGCGACTGGGCCCGCGGGCCAAGGAGGTCGTCAGACAGGGACGGGAACAGGTCGCCACCGGCTTCGGCCTGTCACCGGAGCGCGTGGTCTACATGCGTCAGGTCCACGGCGCGCGGGTACGGTACGTCACCGGGCCGCTCGGGGACCCGCCGCCCGCGCTGGACGGGGTGTGCACCGACCAGTCGGGGCTGGGGCTGGCCGTCCTGGTGGCGGACTGCGCCCCTGTCCTGATAGCGGATCCGGAGGCCGGCGTCGTGGGCACAGCGCATGCGGGACGCGCGGGCACGAGCACTGGAGTGATCGCCTCCCTGGTGGCGGCCATGACCGGCCGCCACGCCCGGTCGGCGCGCATGGTGGCGCTCGTCGGCCCCGCCATCTGCGGCCTTTGCTACGAGGTCTCCGCCGGCCTGCGCGACGACATGGTCGCGCTCATCCCCGAAGCCTTCTCCGTGAGCCGCTGGGGCACGCCGGGGCTGGATCTGCGCGCCGCGGTCACAGCTCAGCTTCACAGGCTCGGCATTGATGACGTGCTCCATGACGAGCGCTGCACGATGGAGAGTCCCGAGCTGTACTCCTACCGCAGGGAAGGGCCGACCGGGGATTTCGCGGGCTACGTCTGGCGCGAGGATCCGAACTGCTCGACCGGTTCCGGGGACGCCGTGTAG
- a CDS encoding helix-turn-helix domain-containing protein, producing MLNRLGISEQEETVYVELLRCHRMTVSDMAEALDMPVTTATAAVARLVELGLATRDDSGLHMVVPPDVGLGTLIAQRQSALQQVQGRLAELVEVYRTGAAAPAGEIEALSTPEQLTTWLDNMERGARREVLAFFRPPYVLDVNLDDSTNALPTYRYVYERAALDDPRAPAEIGRFLKSGYEIRIAAELPSKMIIVDREAVLLPMLLDQASVHPGFLLVRGQSLVHLLVALFERVWQAATPLRLTATSVTEGVPAWDDVDVALLTYLLSGMPDKTVASRLGTSERTVQRRIRRLMKLAGTDSRMQLAWYAARSGMIPS from the coding sequence ATGCTGAATAGGCTGGGGATCAGCGAGCAGGAGGAGACCGTCTACGTCGAACTCCTGCGATGTCACCGGATGACGGTCTCCGACATGGCCGAGGCGTTGGACATGCCTGTGACGACCGCGACGGCCGCCGTGGCCCGACTCGTCGAACTCGGCCTGGCCACCCGCGACGACAGCGGGTTGCACATGGTCGTACCGCCCGACGTCGGACTCGGCACGCTGATCGCGCAACGGCAGTCCGCGCTGCAGCAGGTTCAGGGCAGGTTGGCGGAGCTGGTGGAGGTCTACCGGACAGGAGCCGCCGCGCCCGCGGGTGAGATAGAGGCGCTCAGCACGCCGGAACAGCTCACCACCTGGCTCGACAACATGGAGCGCGGCGCCAGACGAGAGGTGCTGGCCTTCTTCCGGCCCCCGTATGTGCTCGACGTGAACCTCGACGACTCCACCAACGCGCTGCCCACCTACCGTTACGTGTACGAACGCGCCGCTCTCGACGATCCGCGGGCGCCCGCCGAGATCGGCAGGTTCCTCAAGAGCGGGTACGAGATCAGGATCGCCGCCGAGCTGCCCAGCAAAATGATCATCGTGGACCGGGAGGCGGTGCTGCTGCCGATGCTGCTCGACCAGGCAAGCGTCCATCCGGGTTTCCTCCTGGTACGGGGGCAGTCCCTGGTCCACCTGCTGGTGGCGCTCTTCGAGCGGGTCTGGCAGGCGGCGACGCCGTTGCGGCTCACCGCCACGAGTGTGACCGAGGGGGTTCCCGCATGGGACGACGTCGACGTGGCACTGCTGACGTACCTGCTGTCCGGCATGCCGGACAAGACAGTGGCCAGCCGGCTCGGCACCAGCGAACGCACCGTGCAACGCAGGATCCGCCGGCTGATGAAGCTGGCCGGAACCGACAGCCGTATGCAGCTCGCCTGGTACGCCGCCAGGTCCGGCATGATCCCCTCGTGA
- a CDS encoding beta-lactamase family protein produces the protein MEHRINPFAWAHLGWMGQRLHPRQGAHLRIWHNGMTGGFSSFVGFDPEKGVAVAMLSNTRRSLDRPAFDLLRVLQTEHA, from the coding sequence ATCGAACACCGGATCAATCCCTTCGCCTGGGCGCATCTCGGCTGGATGGGGCAGCGTCTGCATCCTCGGCAGGGCGCCCACCTCCGGATCTGGCACAACGGGATGACCGGAGGGTTCTCCTCCTTCGTGGGCTTCGACCCCGAGAAGGGCGTGGCCGTCGCCATGCTCAGCAACACCCGGCGGTCACTGGATCGCCCCGCCTTCGATCTGCTCCGCGTCTTGCAGACCGAGCACGCGTAG